One genomic region from bacterium encodes:
- a CDS encoding ankyrin repeat domain-containing protein: protein MESKRILINLIATIFLCANIALAETPSEARRALENQKLEFTQKTFLTCVEKGDTTAVNLFLLAGMDVNTKDTTNNMTALHFAVKHNDLDMVKLLLANKANLDAKNSQGWTALHIAVDKNSPDMVKLLVEKGADVNAKTNDGWTPLLFAVEKNKSELVEFLLTNKADANAQTTDGWTALLISVKNGNSNLVRLLLANGAEVNAATNTGLTALILATNKNNSDIVNLLLEKNADVNAKTADGWTALLYAAKNGNTVIVRALIDHGADINAKTNEGDSAYSIADRNNFTEIMRLLSLAGAEETK, encoded by the coding sequence ATGGAGTCCAAACGGATATTAATTAACCTTATTGCTACCATTTTCCTTTGTGCCAATATTGCCTTGGCTGAAACTCCGTCAGAAGCTCGACGTGCGTTAGAGAATCAAAAACTCGAATTTACGCAAAAAACATTTTTAACTTGTGTTGAAAAAGGAGATACAACCGCAGTCAATTTATTCCTTTTGGCGGGGATGGATGTCAATACAAAAGATACAACGAATAATATGACCGCATTACATTTTGCTGTTAAACATAACGACCTCGATATGGTTAAACTCCTGCTGGCAAATAAAGCAAACCTCGATGCAAAAAATAGTCAAGGATGGACCGCATTACATATCGCGGTTGATAAGAATAGTCCTGATATGGTTAAGTTACTTGTGGAAAAAGGCGCGGATGTTAATGCGAAAACTAATGATGGCTGGACTCCGTTGTTATTCGCTGTTGAAAAAAATAAATCTGAACTGGTTGAATTTCTGTTAACCAATAAAGCGGATGCCAATGCACAAACAACCGATGGCTGGACAGCATTATTAATCTCGGTAAAAAATGGTAACAGTAACTTGGTTCGACTATTACTCGCTAACGGGGCGGAAGTTAATGCGGCAACTAATACCGGATTAACTGCATTAATCTTGGCAACTAATAAAAACAACTCTGATATTGTCAATCTATTATTGGAAAAGAATGCAGATGTCAATGCGAAAACAGCTGACGGTTGGACTGCATTATTATATGCGGCGAAAAATGGGAATACGGTAATCGTTCGCGCGCTTATTGATCACGGGGCGGATATAAATGCTAAAACTAATGAGGGTGATAGCGCATATTCTATTGCGGACCGAAACAATTTTACTGAAATAATGCGGTTGCTAAGCCTCGCTGGAGCAGAGGAAACGAAATAA
- a CDS encoding DUF6141 family protein: MQKNNNYSQPQVLFHEEQQFRQKWLWLLILLCFLEIFIVGYLMVKQLIFGHSRGNQLLLNTEFELIIFGSLMFLIAIGIPSLLYILKLISEVHQDGILIWFYPFVRRKILFTDIKHYEARTYRPIAEYGGWGIRFGWNGTAYNVSGNRGVQLILKNGKRILIGSQKPDEFVRAIQKSSNLEFRINQSTTY; this comes from the coding sequence ATGCAGAAAAATAATAATTATTCACAACCTCAGGTTCTGTTTCATGAAGAACAGCAATTCCGGCAAAAATGGCTCTGGCTGCTGATTCTCTTATGTTTTCTCGAAATTTTTATTGTTGGATATCTTATGGTTAAACAGCTTATTTTCGGTCACTCGAGAGGAAATCAGCTGTTGCTGAATACGGAATTTGAATTAATTATTTTCGGCTCTTTAATGTTTCTCATTGCAATTGGAATCCCCTCCCTGTTGTATATCTTAAAACTAATCTCTGAAGTACATCAAGATGGGATTTTAATTTGGTTCTATCCTTTTGTCCGCCGGAAAATCTTGTTTACTGATATTAAGCATTATGAAGCAAGAACCTATCGACCTATAGCGGAATACGGTGGCTGGGGTATTCGCTTTGGGTGGAATGGGACCGCATATAATGTTAGCGGGAACCGAGGCGTTCAGCTTATCTTAAAAAACGGCAAACGGATTCTTATCGGCTCACAGAAACCAGATGAGTTCGTTCGCGCAATCCAAAAATCTTCTAATTTAGAATTTAGAATTAACCAATCAACAACTTATTGA
- a CDS encoding DUF2089 domain-containing protein, with product MEQLGEKKLPTQCPSCNQLLEVARLICPNCSTAVEGKFELSVLSKLGQKEQEFIIDLVKSSGSLKTMAQNYGISYPTVRNRLDAIIEQLKTLTEK from the coding sequence ATGGAACAGCTAGGAGAAAAAAAGTTGCCGACTCAATGTCCGAGTTGTAATCAATTATTGGAAGTTGCACGGTTAATCTGTCCAAATTGTTCGACTGCGGTTGAAGGAAAGTTTGAACTTTCGGTTCTTTCGAAACTCGGACAAAAAGAACAAGAATTTATTATTGACCTCGTTAAGTCTAGTGGTAGTCTGAAAACTATGGCGCAGAATTATGGAATTTCTTATCCAACTGTCCGGAATCGACTAGATGCAATAATAGAACAATTAAAAACGCTAACCGAGAAATAG
- a CDS encoding MATE family efflux transporter: MNEVEEKFIDESQIEPRKSLDLRPEKLNRTMWSLAFPAIIENLMGMLVYLADAFIVGWLKDANALAGTMLAGTLFMVTMAPFQGIAVATTSLVARNWGAKEYDKAQRYGNQALCFGLFFGLGLMFVGFLLSDSLFHWFGASEPVIKLGGTYLRIVIITIPLEMLMFIASGIMRGSGDTKSPMYITVTMNVINILLCIILAFGFNLGLIGVAYGSMIAQALGGLFALFMLERGWSHIKLPVRNFFCWNKQLLKELITLAYPVAIERFIGSGAHLIFMKIIAMLGTIAIAAHFIAVRLESLAFMPAFGINVAVMTIVGQSLGARKTDIAELSVRRAMLWTTGFMLGLGIIFVSFAHSIVVLFGATPEVIRLAGLALQISALELPFLSYTMILSGCLRGAGDTKSPLYNMIVCVLLFRFGVVYLFAITFGWGLAGVWLATAIDWFGRTVGLWYVFKRGKWKLIPVSHPTN; this comes from the coding sequence ATGAACGAAGTTGAAGAAAAATTTATTGATGAAAGTCAGATTGAACCACGGAAATCGCTTGACCTTCGACCAGAAAAATTAAATCGGACAATGTGGTCACTGGCATTCCCAGCGATTATCGAGAACCTTATGGGAATGTTAGTTTATCTAGCGGATGCATTTATTGTCGGATGGCTGAAAGATGCGAATGCATTAGCTGGTACTATGTTAGCCGGAACATTGTTTATGGTAACGATGGCACCGTTTCAAGGGATAGCGGTGGCAACCACATCGTTAGTTGCGCGAAATTGGGGCGCCAAAGAATATGATAAGGCGCAGCGGTATGGGAATCAGGCGTTATGTTTCGGACTATTTTTTGGACTCGGTTTGATGTTCGTCGGGTTCCTATTATCCGATAGTTTGTTTCATTGGTTTGGTGCGAGCGAACCAGTAATTAAACTCGGTGGAACATATCTACGAATCGTTATTATTACTATACCGCTTGAAATGCTAATGTTTATTGCCAGCGGAATTATGCGCGGTAGCGGAGATACGAAATCACCAATGTATATTACTGTTACCATGAATGTCATCAATATTTTGCTCTGTATTATCTTAGCTTTTGGATTCAATTTAGGACTTATTGGTGTTGCCTATGGTTCAATGATTGCTCAAGCGCTTGGCGGACTTTTTGCACTATTCATGCTTGAAAGGGGTTGGTCACATATCAAGCTTCCAGTTCGAAATTTTTTCTGCTGGAATAAACAGTTGTTGAAAGAATTAATTACACTCGCATATCCGGTTGCTATAGAACGGTTTATCGGAAGTGGAGCTCATTTAATCTTTATGAAAATAATCGCTATGCTTGGAACAATTGCTATTGCTGCGCATTTTATTGCGGTTCGGCTAGAATCGTTAGCGTTTATGCCAGCTTTTGGGATTAATGTTGCGGTGATGACTATTGTCGGTCAGTCCCTTGGCGCAAGAAAAACAGACATTGCTGAACTTAGTGTTAGACGAGCGATGTTATGGACTACTGGTTTCATGCTTGGATTAGGCATTATTTTCGTCAGTTTTGCTCATTCTATTGTAGTATTATTCGGTGCAACTCCAGAGGTAATCCGATTAGCTGGATTAGCGTTGCAGATATCGGCGTTAGAATTGCCATTTTTATCGTATACGATGATATTATCCGGATGTCTTCGCGGTGCCGGCGATACAAAATCACCATTATATAATATGATAGTTTGTGTATTACTTTTCCGGTTTGGCGTAGTTTACCTTTTTGCTATAACCTTCGGTTGGGGATTAGCAGGGGTTTGGCTTGCGACAGCGATTGACTGGTTCGGAAGAACCGTCGGATTATGGTATGTATTCAAGCGTGGAAAATGGAAATTAATACCGGTATCACATCCAACTAATTAA
- the bshB1 gene encoding bacillithiol biosynthesis deacetylase BshB1 — protein sequence MSDKTTLDVLAVSAHRDDTEITCGGTLIKMVDKGYTVGIVDLTQGEMGTRGSAKLRAEEAAVAAKIMGVSVRENLELPDARVENSYENKLKLVHLIRRYRPKVVILPYWKGRHPDHYTTPKLAYEACYLSGLKKLDTGAEPHRPFKIIYATMYFQDIRPSFLVDITDQFARKIEAVKAYKSQFEDIRPGEEVPFTRTDVFDVMRIRARHYGLLIQKIYAEPFFVNEQIEIDDIVQMPVRSI from the coding sequence ATGTCGGATAAAACGACTTTAGATGTATTGGCAGTTTCTGCGCACCGCGACGATACTGAAATAACCTGCGGTGGAACGTTAATTAAAATGGTAGATAAAGGATATACCGTTGGAATAGTTGATTTAACTCAGGGTGAAATGGGAACTCGCGGGTCAGCGAAACTTCGCGCTGAAGAAGCAGCTGTTGCAGCAAAGATTATGGGGGTATCTGTTCGTGAGAATCTTGAGCTTCCAGATGCTCGAGTTGAAAATAGTTATGAAAATAAGCTAAAACTCGTTCATTTAATTCGGAGATATCGACCGAAAGTCGTTATTTTGCCATATTGGAAAGGCAGACATCCAGACCATTATACGACTCCAAAACTGGCGTATGAAGCTTGTTATTTATCCGGATTGAAAAAACTCGACACAGGTGCGGAACCACATCGACCTTTTAAAATCATATATGCAACGATGTATTTTCAAGATATTAGGCCAAGTTTTTTGGTTGATATTACCGACCAATTCGCCCGGAAAATTGAGGCGGTTAAAGCATATAAATCCCAGTTTGAAGATATACGACCTGGAGAAGAAGTTCCATTTACCAGAACCGATGTTTTTGACGTGATGCGGATCCGTGCACGGCATTACGGACTATTGATTCAAAAGATCTATGCGGAACCCTTTTTCGTAAATGAACAAATTGAAATTGATGATATTGTTCAAATGCCTGTTCGGTCAATTTAA
- a CDS encoding glycerate kinase: MDIRKKIIIAPNAFKECLSSPQVANAIERGIRRVLPDAEIVKIPFADGGDGTVEALVTATHGIYRTVRVTDPLGNRILAQFGILGDCNTAVIEMAAASGLRLVPPKLRNPMVTSTYGTGELIKSALDEGVNKIIIGIGGSATTDAGTGMAQALGVKLLAADGLPIGYGGKALERLAKIDLSELDPRVRTTKIIVACDVNIPLTGESGTAKLYAPQKGATPEMVEQLEWNMRHFVRIVARELNINIDTLPGAGAAGGLGAGLVAFLGAELKPGIDIVIEATGLADKMQNAALVITGEGKLDAQTAQGKAPVGIARVAKQFGVPVVAIGGSVADDANILFNYGIDKLYSLLRPSMTLEYAMQNAEKLLADTAEEMLQHFSFENREFKI; encoded by the coding sequence ATGGATATTCGAAAGAAAATTATTATTGCGCCGAATGCGTTTAAAGAATGTTTAAGTTCACCGCAGGTCGCCAATGCTATTGAACGCGGAATCCGCCGGGTTCTTCCTGACGCGGAAATAGTTAAAATTCCCTTTGCTGATGGTGGTGATGGAACAGTAGAAGCTTTAGTTACTGCGACCCATGGCATATATCGAACCGTTCGTGTTACTGATCCACTTGGGAACCGTATCCTAGCGCAATTCGGGATCCTTGGCGACTGTAATACCGCTGTAATTGAAATGGCAGCTGCCTCTGGTCTCCGGCTGGTTCCACCAAAACTGCGCAATCCTATGGTTACTTCAACCTATGGTACCGGCGAATTGATTAAATCCGCACTCGACGAGGGCGTAAATAAAATTATCATTGGTATTGGCGGAAGCGCAACGACAGATGCTGGTACGGGGATGGCACAAGCTCTGGGAGTAAAACTACTTGCTGCAGATGGGTTGCCAATAGGATATGGTGGGAAAGCATTAGAACGGTTAGCGAAAATAGATTTATCTGAGCTTGACCCACGCGTTCGAACTACGAAAATTATTGTTGCTTGTGATGTTAATATTCCGCTCACTGGCGAGTCCGGTACCGCAAAATTATATGCGCCACAAAAAGGAGCCACTCCTGAAATGGTTGAACAGCTTGAATGGAATATGCGACATTTTGTGCGTATCGTTGCGCGGGAGCTGAACATCAATATTGATACTCTACCTGGAGCGGGCGCTGCCGGTGGCCTTGGCGCTGGCTTGGTTGCATTTCTCGGTGCAGAATTAAAACCGGGGATAGATATAGTTATCGAAGCAACTGGGTTAGCAGATAAAATGCAGAATGCGGCGTTGGTTATTACCGGGGAAGGAAAACTTGACGCACAAACTGCACAAGGAAAAGCACCTGTTGGAATCGCCCGAGTTGCGAAACAGTTTGGCGTCCCGGTAGTTGCAATCGGTGGGTCAGTTGCTGATGATGCCAATATTCTGTTTAATTATGGAATAGATAAATTATATAGTTTGTTGCGACCGTCAATGACATTAGAATATGCAATGCAAAACGCCGAAAAGTTATTGGCTGATACTGCAGAAGAAATGTTACAGCATTTCTCTTTCGAAAATAGGGAATTTAAAATCTGA
- a CDS encoding type IV pilus twitching motility protein PilT, with amino-acid sequence MNMTELLHLTIDKGASDLHIAVGRPPMLRIDGKLVPTGFENLTPEESKRLIYSILTDAQRQKFELDKELDFSLSLHEFGRFRVNVHYQRGTVAAALRTIPMRILTLQELKLPEVIPSVLDHTSGLILVTGPTGSGKSTTLAAMIDYINEKRTDHIITIEDPIEYLHKHKNCVIEQREVAADTNSFVSALKYVLRQDPDVILIGEMRDLETIAAALTAAETGHLVLATLHTIDTAQTVDRVVDVFPPHQQQQIRTQLANVLLAVFCQRLLPMATGSGRIAAIEVMISTPAIATLIREGKTHQIPSAIETSYQKGMQTMDRALGNLLRRNLITYEEAVKYAKKPEELNRYA; translated from the coding sequence ATGAATATGACTGAATTGTTGCATTTAACCATAGATAAAGGAGCATCAGATTTGCATATTGCGGTTGGTCGTCCACCAATGTTACGGATTGATGGAAAACTGGTTCCGACCGGATTTGAAAATCTAACCCCAGAAGAATCTAAGCGACTTATATATAGTATTCTAACCGATGCACAACGCCAAAAATTCGAACTGGATAAAGAATTAGATTTTTCATTAAGTCTGCATGAATTTGGCCGGTTTCGGGTGAATGTACACTATCAACGGGGCACTGTTGCTGCAGCGTTACGAACCATTCCGATGCGAATCCTAACTTTGCAAGAATTAAAACTTCCGGAGGTTATCCCTTCGGTACTTGACCATACTTCAGGTTTGATTCTGGTTACCGGTCCTACTGGGTCAGGGAAATCCACTACGTTAGCAGCAATGATTGATTATATAAATGAAAAACGGACTGACCATATTATCACCATCGAAGACCCGATAGAATATCTCCATAAACATAAAAACTGTGTGATTGAACAGCGAGAAGTGGCTGCGGATACCAATTCGTTTGTTTCTGCGTTAAAATATGTTCTGCGCCAAGACCCGGATGTTATTTTAATTGGGGAAATGCGCGATTTGGAAACTATTGCAGCGGCGTTAACCGCAGCAGAAACTGGACATTTAGTTCTAGCTACGTTACATACGATTGATACTGCCCAGACAGTTGACCGAGTAGTGGACGTTTTTCCACCACATCAGCAGCAGCAGATTCGAACTCAACTAGCTAATGTTCTTCTAGCAGTATTCTGCCAGCGACTGTTACCAATGGCAACCGGTTCCGGTCGTATTGCCGCGATTGAAGTGATGATATCAACTCCAGCAATTGCAACACTCATCCGGGAAGGGAAAACGCATCAAATTCCATCCGCGATCGAAACCAGTTATCAAAAAGGAATGCAAACTATGGATCGCGCGCTCGGCAATCTCCTCCGTCGCAATTTGATAACGTATGAAGAAGCGGTAAAATATGCGAAAAAACCAGAAGAATTAAACCGATATGCCTAA
- a CDS encoding N-acetylmuramoyl-L-alanine amidase, translated as MVIVLTEMTVADIGLKGKKIIIDAGHGPDLGAVGLYGLTERELNLKVAKYLSQYLTDAGATVVMTREDDSGPYSGRTVAAHSLAARVKMATEEKCDLFLSIHHNANAQADRSVNQIEVFYNIYDFGPSKDAAQYIYDSLVNELHIPKGYPTVMPAEYYVLRKAVGYPAVLGEAAFIINPQAELLLRTEEYQQKEAKAYFEGIKRYFDAGILTITKLQPADGEILTDTALPRISAELTEEKGGPGIDIDSIQVKLDEKPVSFQLRGNKINYIPEKPLTNGEHTITIDARNKKGNAAMTAKSTFLVQLPPEQIEVKVEPKQIPPDGNADVLITAMVKDKHNNPIGDGVLVTFLADNRYFGKALTHQGNARIYYPGKPFMTTTPIVAKTQSKTDITTLESNLDSLGMIIGTVKTRTGTPIPNATIKLVENAIGTTNSDGWFYISELGAGEYPLSIESNGYISTTKLVQVKPATCTKLLITLDPVADGVFHNKLFIIDPAYGGAQSGAVGPSGLSAAQVNLKVGLELQQLLRQAGANVIMTRTDNTSLLSDQEKAVLDATTDNDLFLIINFGRAVDSTQNYMAIYHYPGQRISLSKHILDSLQKKFGYPFIPYIGQYGKDGLIDNSDYLIVQSYGIRIEPSLISNPEEETRLKNESYLREIAQAIYDGLLAYYKEQLK; from the coding sequence ATGGTTATAGTTCTTACGGAAATGACCGTAGCGGATATTGGATTAAAAGGAAAGAAGATTATTATTGATGCTGGGCATGGACCGGATTTAGGTGCGGTTGGACTATATGGTCTAACTGAACGCGAATTAAATCTGAAAGTAGCAAAATATTTGAGTCAATATCTAACGGATGCTGGGGCAACGGTCGTTATGACCCGGGAAGATGATAGTGGCCCATATTCTGGCCGAACGGTAGCGGCACATAGTTTAGCGGCGCGAGTAAAAATGGCAACGGAGGAAAAATGCGATTTATTTCTATCAATTCATCATAATGCAAATGCACAAGCGGATCGCAGTGTTAATCAGATAGAGGTCTTCTATAACATTTATGATTTCGGTCCGTCAAAAGATGCTGCGCAATATATCTACGATTCGCTAGTCAATGAATTGCATATCCCGAAAGGGTATCCTACGGTAATGCCAGCAGAATACTATGTATTACGGAAAGCGGTCGGATATCCTGCAGTGTTAGGCGAAGCAGCGTTTATTATTAATCCACAAGCGGAACTGTTGCTCAGAACAGAGGAATATCAGCAAAAAGAAGCGAAAGCGTATTTTGAAGGAATAAAACGTTATTTTGATGCCGGGATTTTAACCATAACGAAACTGCAACCAGCTGATGGCGAAATTTTAACTGATACGGCACTACCAAGAATATCCGCTGAACTTACCGAAGAAAAAGGCGGTCCTGGTATAGATATTGATTCAATTCAGGTCAAACTTGATGAGAAACCGGTATCATTTCAGCTTCGGGGAAATAAAATTAATTATATTCCGGAAAAACCGTTGACCAATGGGGAGCACACGATTACGATTGATGCACGAAATAAAAAAGGAAACGCAGCGATGACCGCAAAAAGTACATTTCTCGTCCAGCTTCCTCCGGAACAAATTGAAGTGAAAGTTGAACCAAAACAAATTCCGCCTGATGGTAACGCAGATGTATTAATTACCGCAATGGTTAAAGATAAACATAATAATCCTATTGGAGATGGTGTTTTGGTAACCTTTCTAGCGGATAACCGGTATTTTGGTAAAGCATTGACTCATCAAGGAAACGCTAGAATATATTATCCCGGGAAACCCTTTATGACTACCACACCGATTGTTGCAAAAACCCAATCGAAAACAGATATAACGACACTTGAATCGAATTTAGATTCGCTCGGAATGATTATCGGAACTGTAAAAACGAGAACCGGGACCCCGATTCCGAATGCAACTATTAAACTGGTAGAAAATGCTATAGGAACAACAAATTCTGATGGCTGGTTTTATATCAGTGAACTCGGTGCTGGAGAATATCCGCTCAGCATTGAGAGCAACGGATATATTTCGACAACTAAATTAGTGCAAGTTAAACCAGCCACGTGTACGAAACTTTTGATAACCTTAGACCCGGTAGCTGATGGTGTTTTTCATAATAAATTGTTTATCATAGATCCGGCATATGGCGGAGCACAAAGTGGCGCGGTTGGTCCCTCGGGTTTAAGTGCCGCGCAAGTTAATCTGAAAGTAGGGTTAGAACTTCAGCAATTACTGCGCCAAGCGGGAGCGAACGTGATTATGACGCGAACAGATAATACTTCGTTACTTTCCGACCAAGAAAAAGCCGTTCTCGATGCGACTACTGATAACGATTTATTTCTGATCATCAATTTTGGTCGCGCAGTTGATAGCACCCAAAACTATATGGCAATATATCACTATCCCGGTCAGCGGATATCACTATCGAAACATATTTTAGATTCCTTACAGAAGAAGTTCGGGTATCCATTCATTCCATACATTGGCCAGTATGGAAAAGATGGACTAATTGATAATTCCGATTATTTGATTGTCCAAAGTTATGGTATTCGCATTGAACCGTCGTTGATTTCGAATCCAGAGGAAGAAACTCGATTGAAAAATGAATCGTATTTGCGCGAGATAGCACAAGCTATCTACGATGGGCTTCTCGCCTATTACAAAGAACAGCTGAAATAA
- the tsaB gene encoding tRNA (adenosine(37)-N6)-threonylcarbamoyltransferase complex dimerization subunit type 1 TsaB, with amino-acid sequence MLVLGIDTSTTTGGVAIVNDTYVLANYQLDLTVTHSARLFPALDTIFHNTQLTIQDINGIAVAIGPGSFTGLRIGVMAAKSLAVLNRLPLIGISTLSALAFPLSLTNRAICSILDASRGEVYAAVYQAHNGHLDTIMKDTVIPLQNLLNHITFPCIFSGNGVRKFRNDILVKLGNYASFAPTNLQMVLPSSVAELGLQKLRVGIQDDPLKLEPHYLRRPEAELVWERKNRS; translated from the coding sequence ATGCTTGTTCTTGGAATCGATACTTCCACCACGACCGGCGGTGTCGCTATTGTCAACGATACGTATGTGCTTGCAAACTATCAGCTCGATTTAACTGTAACGCATTCCGCCCGGTTATTTCCAGCACTAGATACCATATTTCACAATACGCAGTTGACAATACAAGATATCAATGGAATTGCAGTAGCGATTGGTCCTGGTTCGTTTACCGGGTTACGAATCGGCGTTATGGCCGCTAAAAGTTTAGCGGTTTTGAACCGGCTTCCTTTAATCGGGATTTCTACTTTATCTGCACTCGCGTTTCCGTTAAGCCTAACGAATCGGGCTATCTGTTCTATACTGGATGCATCCCGCGGAGAAGTATATGCTGCGGTCTATCAAGCGCACAATGGTCATCTTGATACCATCATGAAAGATACCGTTATTCCGTTGCAAAATCTTCTAAATCACATTACATTTCCATGTATATTTAGTGGTAATGGAGTCAGGAAATTTCGTAATGATATTTTAGTAAAACTTGGCAATTACGCTTCTTTTGCCCCGACGAATCTCCAGATGGTCTTACCAAGTAGTGTGGCCGAATTAGGCCTTCAGAAATTAAGGGTTGGTATTCAAGATGACCCCTTAAAACTAGAACCCCACTATTTACGAAGGCCGGAAGCGGAACTGGTTTGGGAGAGAAAAAACCGAAGCTAG
- the tsaE gene encoding tRNA (adenosine(37)-N6)-threonylcarbamoyltransferase complex ATPase subunit type 1 TsaE, which produces MHRTSMRLQTYSAQETRRLGNQFGQFFVGGECIGLCGELGSGKTVFVQGLAEGLGITEPIHSPSFTLVNEYQGRLRLYHFDFYRLKSVEEIWALGWQDYLNQNGVIVIEWAERFPAVLPLDRIEIRFTLDQNNEQQRIMTITPIGEKYTTLLETYLKL; this is translated from the coding sequence ATGCATAGAACATCAATGCGTCTCCAAACATACTCAGCACAAGAGACCCGAAGGTTAGGTAACCAATTTGGTCAATTCTTCGTTGGTGGTGAATGTATCGGGCTGTGTGGCGAATTGGGCAGTGGAAAAACAGTTTTTGTTCAAGGTCTCGCTGAAGGGTTAGGGATAACTGAACCGATACATAGCCCGAGTTTCACGCTTGTTAATGAATATCAGGGTCGATTGCGGCTGTACCACTTTGATTTCTATCGGCTAAAATCGGTAGAGGAAATCTGGGCACTCGGGTGGCAGGACTATCTAAATCAAAACGGAGTAATCGTTATTGAATGGGCTGAACGATTCCCAGCCGTGCTACCCCTAGACCGAATTGAAATTCGATTTACACTTGACCAAAATAATGAACAGCAGCGAATCATGACGATTACCCCAATAGGAGAAAAATATACGACCTTATTAGAAACTTATTTGAAACTTTAA